A window from Leptospira meyeri encodes these proteins:
- a CDS encoding NADPH-dependent FMN reductase produces the protein MPKSKPKVLAISGGISSSSYNKKILNTIKYNYTNDCEMLMYDQIANFPFFMSGISDAETPEIVKTFLKEVEKADGILICSPEYVFSIPGVLKNALEWAVSSVVFTDKPVALITAASVGEKAHESLLLVLKTIGAKLSENTNLLISGVKGKVSVDGEITDPQSKQSVQNLMSNFLSLLRN, from the coding sequence ATGCCAAAATCAAAACCGAAAGTTCTTGCAATTTCAGGAGGAATTAGTTCCTCTTCTTATAATAAAAAAATCCTAAATACTATCAAATACAATTACACAAATGATTGCGAAATGTTGATGTATGATCAGATCGCCAATTTTCCGTTTTTTATGTCTGGAATCTCTGATGCAGAAACGCCAGAAATAGTGAAAACTTTTTTAAAGGAAGTGGAAAAGGCAGATGGGATTTTAATATGTTCTCCCGAGTATGTATTTAGTATTCCTGGTGTTTTGAAAAATGCACTTGAATGGGCAGTTTCTTCTGTTGTATTTACGGATAAACCAGTTGCTCTCATCACGGCAGCCTCTGTTGGTGAAAAGGCACATGAATCTTTGCTTTTAGTTTTGAAAACAATCGGCGCTAAGTTATCTGAAAATACCAATTTGTTGATTTCTGGAGTAAAAGGAAAGGTATCTGTTGATGGTGAAATTACTGATCCACAATCAAAGCAATCAGTTCAAAATTTAATGTCAAATTTTTTATCCTTATTAAGAAATTAG
- a CDS encoding PadR family transcriptional regulator, with the protein MKRESKTQYALLGILSQCEMNGYEIRKYIESTISFFWSESFGQIYPTLAKLEEEGLIREWEKTDNNGKKKKVYKITRPGLETFRRWMDESPIQSNKRNELLFKVFFGRHMNPKLLTQQLEEEVRKQKEDLKLLKNFQKELDEDWEKHPDLEYWSLTLEYAEKQTKLNLDWIDKVKSKIKS; encoded by the coding sequence ATGAAAAGAGAAAGCAAAACACAATATGCATTGTTAGGAATCCTTTCCCAATGTGAAATGAACGGTTACGAAATTCGCAAATACATTGAGTCCACCATTAGTTTTTTCTGGAGTGAAAGTTTCGGACAAATCTATCCTACTTTGGCAAAATTAGAAGAAGAAGGTTTGATTCGAGAATGGGAAAAAACTGATAACAACGGAAAAAAGAAAAAAGTTTATAAAATCACGCGTCCTGGACTTGAAACGTTTCGACGTTGGATGGACGAATCTCCGATCCAATCAAACAAAAGAAACGAATTGTTATTTAAAGTATTTTTTGGAAGGCATATGAATCCAAAATTACTAACTCAACAGTTAGAAGAGGAAGTCCGTAAACAAAAGGAAGATTTAAAGCTACTAAAGAACTTTCAAAAGGAACTTGATGAAGATTGGGAAAAACATCCTGACTTGGAATATTGGTCTTTAACTCTTGAATATGCAGAAAAACAAACAAAACTAAACTTAGATTGGATTGACAAAGTTAAAAGTAAAATTAAAAGCTGA
- a CDS encoding NAD(P)H-dependent oxidoreductase, whose amino-acid sequence MKPNQQNILVILGHPNPGSLCGHLAETYVNSAKQSGHIVNFIKLSELKFDYNLYSGHKKDSTQILEPDLIQSQKLILAADHLVFVFPSWWASMPAILKAWIDRVFLPGFSFKYRKNSPLPEKLLLNKTARIFVTMDAPSWYYKWFNKSPGVHLLKFGTLEFCGVSPVKVTIFGQVRTRKQPDFLKWTKLVESLAKQGK is encoded by the coding sequence ATGAAACCAAACCAACAGAATATTCTTGTAATCTTAGGTCATCCCAACCCGGGTTCTCTTTGTGGTCATTTGGCAGAGACATATGTAAATTCAGCGAAACAATCAGGTCATATTGTCAATTTTATCAAACTCTCTGAACTAAAATTCGATTATAACTTATATTCGGGTCATAAAAAAGATTCTACTCAAATCCTTGAACCAGATTTGATTCAAAGCCAAAAATTGATATTGGCTGCAGACCATTTAGTGTTTGTATTTCCCAGTTGGTGGGCAAGTATGCCAGCGATTTTAAAGGCATGGATTGACCGGGTGTTTTTACCGGGCTTTTCTTTTAAGTATCGAAAAAACTCACCGCTTCCCGAAAAACTTTTGTTAAATAAAACAGCTCGTATCTTTGTAACGATGGACGCTCCTAGTTGGTATTACAAATGGTTTAATAAGTCTCCCGGTGTTCATTTGCTAAAGTTTGGCACCTTAGAATTTTGTGGAGTGTCTCCTGTTAAAGTAACCATTTTTGGTCAAGTAAGGACACGTAAACAACCCGACTTTTTGAAATGGACAAAACTTGTTGAATCTCTTGCCAAACAAGGTAAATAA
- a CDS encoding alpha/beta fold hydrolase, whose product MKFSNNELNEFESNGQYLDFKGHSIYYRTIGEGRNLFLLHGYPFNSYDWSLVIPKISKNRKVILLDFLGMGFSDKPQNHRYSFEEYVEIVNEVANSLGVIETDILAHDLAVSVVQEMLSSPEKNKFKIGSIAFMNGGLFADAYNPRLIQRILSQTPNVIGKLISKVMSRKSVEASILRVFGPDTQPNKNWLNIFWEILNYKEGKSIAYLIGRLVFEKVYYQKRWINAMLNTEIPFCYICGPADPNSGINMAERFSKVFPSRPIYFLSEKIGHWPQIESPEEVVSTYNQFINDLI is encoded by the coding sequence ATGAAATTTTCTAATAACGAACTAAATGAATTTGAATCCAATGGACAATACTTGGATTTTAAGGGCCATTCTATATACTATCGAACAATTGGAGAAGGGAGAAATTTATTTCTTTTGCATGGTTATCCGTTTAATAGTTATGATTGGAGTTTGGTGATTCCTAAAATATCCAAAAATAGGAAGGTCATTCTTCTTGATTTTTTAGGTATGGGTTTTTCTGATAAACCACAAAATCACCGTTATTCGTTTGAAGAATACGTAGAAATTGTAAATGAAGTAGCAAATAGTTTGGGAGTCATTGAAACAGATATTTTGGCTCATGATTTAGCTGTTAGTGTCGTGCAAGAAATGTTGTCTTCACCAGAAAAAAATAAATTTAAAATTGGTTCTATTGCTTTTATGAATGGTGGTTTGTTTGCTGATGCTTACAATCCAAGACTCATCCAAAGAATATTATCTCAAACTCCGAACGTCATCGGAAAATTGATAAGTAAGGTAATGAGTCGTAAATCTGTAGAGGCATCAATTTTGCGTGTTTTTGGACCAGATACCCAACCAAACAAAAATTGGCTAAATATCTTTTGGGAAATATTAAACTATAAAGAAGGAAAATCGATAGCTTATCTGATTGGCCGACTGGTGTTTGAAAAAGTTTATTATCAAAAACGATGGATAAACGCTATGTTGAATACAGAGATCCCATTTTGTTATATTTGTGGACCAGCGGATCCAAACTCAGGTATAAATATGGCAGAACGTTTTTCTAAAGTTTTTCCTTCGAGACCAATTTATTTTTTATCTGAAAAGATTGGACATTGGCCACAGATTGAGTCGCCTGAAGAAGTTGTTTCAACATATAATCAATTTATCAACGATCTAATCTAA
- a CDS encoding LA_1737 family protein: MVINFYRYILVFLFIAFPLGIFPKTWPDLESEKEIKVYGSERSAKFTASNIFYDVENWTNHYSVRALGFYRYYDYPKAKTKSIFPFYYHIQSKSDNREYKRILNVNVTKEKEAVDQSFYPFIFWGKDAKESYLTIIPFFFSSSNETNSKLGFPVIPLLYYHNRGISGENKNYYSRFLTVLHFEINENQGFHEFSLFPLVYYSKNNYLFLPIFLYYQNQRSNENEYWMGPVYYSNNKAKEESLFVTFPFFGRYRKPGKEFDFIFPVYLNYADEEEDYHINLLWYTKTNSANVNVAANDGNLFIDFDFGILYNLVGYSQRTKVINGSNQTKQTIPFESNEPKVIKKREFNRDNSESFFGYQLLFGIFSFEKADTKKHIRLLPLAWFTWDENSKDNVVLLPPFFPIWFSYQSDDLEYKILFPFYGKQKDKDSEFRAYLLNVYLTEEIKENNRKESSYFWPFVNIYESDIDSGHRFLPFYVHRNYGIQKNQHSDTFTLLSSYRKTKNSAYSDIQFLFWPFWISYEEKNYPNYEKEKTVWITPFFYRNIRDGGSRTNLFWFIDWELYKERDYASNSKSKPFVPLEQDEKLSHLLIFPFYKTNSSFSVIPLSFNDWNDDGFTTFTFLNYLKWNRKGHYYNFLYLIESENSETSYRFRSVGGLLWGFHKGKSEINRITFLWLGYDDRSHRTTYNFFPIVRTANADKEKSRLYGPFLYYLFDSEEEKTELLLAGLGYYHNKTKSDNQYSTYVLLGALYQEKTEIERGYIKRGSLWGWLWEYQTEDNGYEKFSILKLFSYTKEMDGTKKIMGISI, translated from the coding sequence ATGGTTATCAATTTCTATCGTTATATTCTAGTTTTTCTTTTTATTGCCTTCCCACTTGGAATTTTCCCTAAAACTTGGCCTGACCTAGAATCAGAAAAGGAAATAAAAGTTTATGGGAGCGAAAGAAGTGCAAAGTTTACTGCGAGTAACATTTTCTATGACGTAGAAAATTGGACAAACCACTACTCCGTGCGAGCTTTGGGATTCTATCGGTATTATGATTATCCAAAAGCAAAAACAAAATCTATTTTTCCTTTTTATTATCATATTCAAAGTAAATCTGATAATCGTGAATACAAACGAATTTTAAATGTAAACGTAACTAAAGAAAAAGAAGCGGTTGATCAATCCTTTTATCCATTTATTTTTTGGGGTAAAGACGCAAAGGAATCTTATTTAACAATAATTCCTTTTTTCTTTTCTAGTTCTAATGAAACAAACAGTAAATTGGGATTTCCCGTTATTCCTTTGTTATACTATCATAATCGAGGTATTTCTGGAGAAAATAAAAACTATTATTCCCGTTTTTTGACTGTTTTACATTTTGAAATCAATGAGAATCAAGGATTTCATGAGTTTTCTCTTTTTCCTTTAGTTTATTACTCCAAAAACAATTATTTGTTTTTGCCAATCTTTCTTTATTATCAAAATCAAAGGTCAAATGAAAATGAATATTGGATGGGTCCAGTCTACTATTCAAATAATAAGGCTAAGGAAGAAAGTTTATTTGTAACCTTCCCTTTTTTTGGAAGATATAGGAAACCAGGAAAGGAGTTTGATTTTATTTTTCCTGTTTATCTTAATTATGCCGACGAGGAGGAAGATTATCACATCAATTTGTTATGGTATACGAAAACAAATTCAGCTAATGTAAATGTTGCAGCTAACGATGGTAATTTGTTTATCGATTTTGATTTTGGAATTTTGTATAATTTAGTTGGGTATTCTCAGAGAACCAAAGTCATAAATGGAAGTAACCAGACTAAACAAACAATTCCTTTTGAATCGAACGAGCCGAAAGTCATAAAAAAAAGAGAATTCAATCGTGATAATAGTGAAAGCTTTTTTGGATACCAGTTGCTTTTCGGAATTTTTTCTTTTGAAAAGGCCGATACAAAAAAGCATATTCGTTTGTTGCCACTTGCTTGGTTTACTTGGGATGAGAACTCTAAAGATAATGTTGTGTTATTGCCACCTTTTTTTCCCATTTGGTTTAGTTACCAATCGGATGATCTAGAATACAAGATACTCTTTCCATTTTATGGGAAACAAAAAGACAAGGATTCTGAATTTCGCGCTTACCTTTTGAATGTTTATTTAACGGAAGAAATAAAAGAAAATAATCGTAAAGAGAGTTCTTATTTTTGGCCTTTCGTGAATATTTATGAATCAGATATTGATTCCGGGCATAGGTTTTTGCCGTTTTATGTTCATCGAAACTATGGTATTCAAAAAAACCAACATAGTGATACGTTTACATTGTTATCATCCTATCGGAAAACAAAAAATTCTGCTTATTCCGATATTCAATTTTTGTTTTGGCCCTTCTGGATTTCGTATGAAGAAAAAAATTATCCTAATTATGAAAAAGAGAAAACCGTTTGGATTACTCCATTTTTTTATAGAAATATAAGAGATGGCGGAAGTAGAACCAATTTGTTTTGGTTTATAGATTGGGAATTGTATAAAGAACGTGACTATGCCTCAAATTCAAAAAGCAAACCGTTTGTTCCTTTGGAGCAGGATGAAAAACTTTCTCACCTCTTGATTTTTCCGTTTTATAAAACGAACTCTAGTTTTTCAGTAATTCCTTTATCTTTTAATGACTGGAACGATGACGGATTTACGACTTTTACTTTTTTGAACTATTTGAAATGGAATCGAAAAGGCCATTATTATAATTTTTTATATTTAATTGAATCGGAAAATTCAGAAACAAGTTATCGATTCAGAAGTGTCGGCGGTTTGTTGTGGGGTTTTCATAAAGGGAAATCGGAAATTAATAGAATTACTTTTTTATGGTTAGGTTATGATGATAGATCACATCGAACTACCTATAATTTTTTCCCGATCGTTAGAACGGCAAATGCAGATAAAGAAAAATCCCGATTGTATGGACCATTTCTTTATTACCTTTTTGATTCAGAAGAAGAAAAAACGGAATTGTTGCTTGCGGGTCTTGGTTACTATCATAATAAAACTAAATCAGACAATCAATACTCCACCTATGTTTTGCTTGGTGCTTTGTATCAGGAAAAAACAGAGATAGAGCGAGGTTATATAAAAAGAGGAAGTCTTTGGGGTTGGCTTTGGGAATACCAAACGGAAGACAACGGTTATGAAAAGTTTTCCATCTTAAAATTATTTTCTTATACCAAAGAAATGGATGGAACCAAAAAAATTATGGGGATTTCAATTTAA
- a CDS encoding DNA alkylation repair protein, whose translation MDPLKEMYSREWVLNLGNHLNVVDPKIKPLEFQKQVFSSPWKEMELKERINRLAEVVVQNWQGPIAEIYQNILTLIDSLRNQGVSDFNFPYIFLNDIVTKSGLSDFQTSMKAFEKITVFSSSEFAIRFFYKQHFDKTLKQMFLWSKHKDPMVRRLASEGSRPMLPWGIGIPEIKKNPEIHLSILESLWDDRNEIVRRSVANHLNDISKLNPELVLKFCNHKFGKTPELDKTLKHSLRTLLKKGNTQALGFFSYNTKWKPQKFKFSLSKKEVKVGNALEFKIALSQNSKDKTKLRLEYKIGFRLSNGNHGFKVFQLGERMLLPSETIEITKKHSFAPITTRVYYPGTHTVSILLNGNEYDMRKFELKRG comes from the coding sequence ATGGATCCATTAAAAGAAATGTACTCCCGTGAATGGGTATTGAATTTGGGAAATCACCTGAATGTTGTTGATCCCAAAATTAAACCCTTGGAATTTCAGAAACAGGTTTTTTCCTCTCCTTGGAAGGAGATGGAGTTAAAAGAAAGAATCAACAGACTTGCCGAAGTTGTGGTTCAAAATTGGCAGGGTCCGATCGCAGAAATTTATCAAAATATTCTTACATTAATTGATTCACTCCGTAACCAAGGGGTATCTGATTTTAATTTTCCATATATTTTTTTGAACGATATTGTCACCAAATCCGGGTTAAGTGATTTTCAGACATCAATGAAGGCCTTTGAAAAAATCACAGTCTTTTCCAGCTCTGAATTTGCGATTCGTTTTTTTTATAAACAACATTTTGACAAAACTTTAAAACAAATGTTCCTGTGGTCTAAACACAAAGATCCTATGGTTCGAAGGTTGGCCAGTGAAGGGAGTCGTCCAATGTTGCCATGGGGAATTGGAATTCCAGAAATCAAAAAAAATCCAGAAATTCATTTGTCGATACTCGAATCTCTTTGGGATGATCGGAACGAAATTGTCCGCAGGAGTGTTGCAAACCACTTAAATGATATATCGAAGTTAAATCCAGAACTAGTATTAAAATTCTGTAATCATAAGTTTGGCAAAACACCTGAGTTAGACAAAACCTTAAAACATTCTCTCCGTACACTTCTTAAAAAAGGAAATACCCAAGCTTTAGGTTTCTTTTCATATAACACAAAATGGAAACCGCAAAAATTTAAATTTTCTTTGTCAAAGAAGGAAGTTAAGGTTGGAAATGCACTTGAATTTAAAATCGCTTTGAGTCAAAATTCAAAAGATAAAACGAAATTGAGATTAGAATATAAAATTGGATTCCGGTTATCAAATGGAAATCATGGTTTTAAAGTGTTTCAGTTAGGCGAACGAATGTTATTACCATCTGAGACAATAGAGATTACCAAAAAACATTCATTTGCACCCATTACCACTCGAGTATATTATCCTGGAACCCATACGGTTTCTATTTTGCTAAACGGAAATGAATATGATATGCGAAAATTCGAATTGAAAAGAGGATAG
- a CDS encoding DUF1554 domain-containing protein, with protein sequence MFFRTLLIGVLFLSCSKNLYNNPCDPESKSFVETFLVLAVSGEQKNACFPGITIKDNFGLLLSSTTGLISEHGGNAAFGSSLTYKLNLGSEPKENVNVNIVVSNPSYATVSPTSIIWTPNDWQLERMITVTAVNDTLLNGTRDFLIRFVPTSADSNLRLQERLILMQIQDNDKRLFVNSTLTKGNLGGIVGADAMCSMDPKCPVGSQCKAMLVTDTGVRIASVTANAGDGQVDWVLKPYASYYQSNNITLIGTTNGVSLLTFPVLAGIDPGSVTTWTGMGTSWDAQPDHCSNWGNSVSGNGVVGSSSSTSGALLNNLNVACTSDLKFYCAEQ encoded by the coding sequence ATGTTTTTTAGAACTCTTTTAATCGGTGTTCTTTTTCTATCTTGTAGCAAAAATCTTTATAATAATCCTTGTGATCCAGAATCGAAATCCTTTGTTGAGACTTTTTTGGTTTTGGCAGTTTCTGGTGAACAAAAAAACGCCTGTTTCCCCGGTATCACGATCAAAGATAATTTCGGCCTTTTGCTCAGTTCGACGACAGGTCTTATTTCCGAACATGGTGGGAATGCAGCTTTTGGTTCTTCACTAACTTATAAATTAAATCTTGGGTCCGAGCCAAAAGAAAATGTAAATGTAAACATTGTAGTTTCAAATCCTTCTTATGCAACTGTCAGTCCAACTTCGATAATTTGGACACCAAATGATTGGCAATTGGAACGCATGATTACGGTAACAGCAGTAAATGATACCTTATTAAATGGAACTAGAGATTTTCTAATTCGTTTTGTGCCGACTTCAGCGGATAGTAATTTGCGACTCCAAGAAAGATTGATTTTGATGCAGATTCAAGATAATGATAAAAGGTTATTTGTAAATTCAACGCTCACCAAAGGAAATTTAGGTGGGATTGTTGGAGCAGATGCCATGTGTTCAATGGATCCAAAGTGTCCAGTGGGATCCCAATGTAAGGCGATGCTTGTCACTGATACGGGAGTTCGAATCGCAAGTGTAACGGCAAATGCTGGCGATGGTCAAGTAGATTGGGTTTTAAAACCTTATGCTTCGTATTATCAAAGTAACAATATTACTCTCATTGGCACTACAAATGGAGTTTCTTTACTAACGTTCCCCGTTCTAGCAGGAATTGATCCAGGCTCGGTAACAACTTGGACAGGAATGGGTACCTCCTGGGATGCGCAACCGGACCATTGTTCCAATTGGGGAAATTCAGTTTCTGGAAATGGAGTTGTAGGCAGTTCTAGTAGTACTTCGGGAGCACTCCTTAATAATTTGAACGTAGCATGTACTAGTGATTTAAAGTTTTACTGCGCAGAACAATAA
- a CDS encoding ABC transporter substrate-binding protein → MGWGTVSKRCYDVFLVCVIFIFCSPIFGNEKVTLHLKWFHQFQFAGYYAALEKGYYKDLGLDVEIFESTIGIKGIHEKVIQSPGHYGVGSNELIQERYAGKPVVVLAVIFQHSPSVLFFKKSSNIQSIHDLAGKRVMLTPRMDEIVAYLKKEGIELKDLKLIEHKFNPNDLITGKVDAYSGYATTQAYDFKKAGFPFVEYSPRVAGIDFYGDNFFTSEVEVQKHPDRVKAFREASLRGWQYAMSHQEEIVDLIYEKYSKRNSKERLLFEAKQMIPLIQPVLVEMGYMNPGRWKHINDVYADLGMLPKNMNLRDFIYDPNPPTSYDWIYYSFGAVVTIFVIVWLVQWRRLDKQYSENLKKQVELRTEELKNSNEYLQVLNQSLLNTLKELTEAQDRLLASEKLAVLGQLAAGMAHELNTPLGAIVSSNQSLADFLNNKINKIVETILGFSKEDSFRFNKVLEESIKNQTFLEGKMERLIKKDLASKYKSILKMDLYGKHMQLVVETGAYRLGDELTQILESENSLTILETVATISAAYRSNQIISVASEKATHVIRALKSYLVTDKEILSGNTVVDIIFEIETILSLYHYNLSKVDIVKSYLTNKKCKGNRDKLNQVWINLLNNALQAMGYAGRLEIKVQSIEPWIKVSIIDSGTGIPDTIKDKIFNPFFTTKPDGEGMGLGLDICKKIVLQTGGKIELEDVPKGACFSIWLPIAEEEMSSI, encoded by the coding sequence ATGGGCTGGGGCACTGTCTCTAAAAGATGTTACGATGTGTTCTTGGTTTGTGTCATATTTATATTTTGTTCTCCAATTTTTGGAAATGAGAAAGTAACCCTTCATCTAAAATGGTTTCACCAATTTCAGTTTGCAGGATACTATGCCGCACTTGAAAAAGGTTATTACAAAGATCTTGGACTTGATGTAGAGATTTTTGAAAGTACAATTGGAATCAAAGGAATTCATGAAAAAGTAATCCAATCACCCGGCCATTATGGTGTAGGAAGTAATGAACTTATCCAAGAAAGATACGCTGGGAAACCAGTGGTTGTCCTCGCTGTAATTTTTCAACATTCACCTTCCGTTCTGTTTTTTAAAAAAAGTTCCAATATACAAAGTATTCATGACTTAGCTGGTAAACGAGTGATGTTAACTCCTCGGATGGATGAAATTGTAGCTTATCTCAAAAAAGAAGGCATAGAACTAAAAGATTTAAAACTCATAGAACATAAATTTAATCCGAATGATTTGATTACGGGTAAGGTGGATGCATATTCGGGATATGCCACAACACAAGCCTATGATTTCAAAAAAGCAGGATTCCCTTTTGTGGAATATTCTCCTCGTGTGGCCGGAATTGATTTTTACGGAGATAATTTTTTTACAAGTGAAGTCGAGGTTCAAAAACATCCCGATAGAGTAAAGGCGTTTAGGGAAGCAAGTCTTCGTGGTTGGCAATATGCAATGAGCCATCAAGAAGAAATTGTAGATTTGATTTATGAAAAATATTCTAAAAGAAATTCGAAGGAAAGACTATTATTTGAAGCAAAACAAATGATTCCATTAATCCAACCTGTACTTGTGGAGATGGGTTATATGAATCCAGGTCGTTGGAAACACATCAATGATGTATATGCTGATTTGGGAATGCTTCCAAAAAATATGAATCTACGAGATTTTATTTATGATCCCAATCCACCAACAAGTTATGATTGGATTTATTATTCTTTTGGCGCAGTTGTTACTATTTTTGTAATTGTTTGGTTGGTCCAGTGGCGTCGTTTGGACAAACAATATTCTGAGAATTTAAAAAAACAAGTCGAACTTCGAACCGAAGAATTAAAGAATTCTAATGAATATTTACAAGTATTAAATCAAAGTTTGTTGAATACTTTAAAAGAACTCACAGAAGCTCAAGATCGACTACTAGCGTCTGAAAAGTTGGCAGTGCTCGGACAACTGGCCGCTGGTATGGCCCATGAATTGAATACTCCATTGGGAGCCATTGTTTCTTCCAACCAATCTCTTGCAGATTTTCTTAATAATAAAATTAATAAAATCGTCGAAACTATTCTTGGATTTAGCAAAGAAGATTCTTTTCGATTTAACAAAGTATTAGAAGAAAGTATCAAAAACCAAACCTTCCTTGAGGGAAAGATGGAGAGATTGATAAAGAAAGACCTTGCTTCGAAATATAAATCCATATTAAAGATGGATTTATATGGAAAACATATGCAATTAGTCGTTGAAACGGGTGCTTATCGATTAGGAGATGAACTCACACAGATTTTAGAAAGTGAAAATTCTCTTACCATTCTAGAAACTGTTGCAACGATATCAGCGGCCTATCGTTCTAATCAGATTATCTCAGTAGCTTCTGAAAAAGCGACACATGTGATTCGGGCTTTAAAAAGTTATCTGGTTACCGATAAAGAAATTTTGAGTGGAAATACTGTAGTCGATATTATTTTTGAAATAGAAACTATTCTTTCTCTTTATCATTACAATCTAAGTAAAGTTGATATAGTTAAGTCTTATTTAACTAACAAAAAGTGCAAAGGAAATAGAGACAAACTCAATCAAGTTTGGATCAACCTCCTGAACAATGCCCTGCAAGCCATGGGTTATGCCGGTAGATTAGAAATCAAAGTTCAATCAATTGAACCGTGGATCAAAGTTTCTATCATTGATTCTGGTACGGGGATTCCTGACACTATCAAAGATAAGATTTTTAATCCATTTTTTACTACAAAACCTGATGGGGAAGGAATGGGTTTAGGTCTTGATATTTGTAAGAAGATTGTTTTACAAACGGGAGGAAAAATTGAATTGGAAGATGTACCAAAGGGAGCTTGTTTTTCCATTTGGTTGCCAATTGCAGAAGAAGAGATGAGTTCTATTTAA